One region of Corynebacterium capitovis DSM 44611 genomic DNA includes:
- a CDS encoding glycosyltransferase: MVLIRERAARVLSIPAAHPYAQAVRPAWVSYLPDPDMGGHWWPHPALEAEYWRSTEFDGIDGIDGIDGIDGIDAVHIHFGYEHRTPEQIAELVDALATRGIPLVVTAHDLDNPHLEQQADHHRRLCTLIDAAAATITLTQCAADRLARDFGARDVHVIPHPRVVDPALAPHPAQRSGVGVFLKSLRSNVVADPAFYLAVARRVPLTVYVHDTAATRELRAELSGQHNITVRVHEPFSDAELYAEVASLTTCLLPYTRGTHSGWLEMCRDLATTVAVPDCGCYADQTDTPAAVAVYPVGDGEAAARAVEKLSALGTAEYSGDRAAQLRDIVEAHAQIYSAVMR; encoded by the coding sequence ATGGTGCTTATCCGTGAACGAGCCGCGAGGGTGCTGTCTATTCCAGCGGCGCACCCATACGCGCAGGCAGTCCGACCCGCGTGGGTGAGCTATCTGCCTGACCCGGATATGGGTGGCCACTGGTGGCCGCACCCCGCGCTCGAGGCGGAGTACTGGCGCTCCACGGAATTCGACGGTATCGACGGTATCGACGGTATTGACGGTATAGACGGTATCGACGCAGTACACATCCACTTCGGCTACGAACACCGCACACCCGAGCAAATCGCCGAGCTCGTTGACGCCCTCGCGACGCGGGGCATTCCGCTCGTCGTCACGGCCCACGATCTGGATAACCCGCACCTCGAGCAGCAAGCGGATCATCACCGCAGGCTGTGCACGCTGATCGACGCCGCGGCGGCAACCATCACGCTGACCCAGTGCGCGGCGGATCGCCTCGCCCGGGACTTCGGCGCCCGCGACGTCCACGTCATACCTCATCCGCGAGTGGTTGACCCAGCCTTGGCTCCGCACCCTGCTCAGCGCTCGGGGGTTGGCGTATTTCTCAAATCGCTGCGCTCCAACGTGGTCGCGGACCCGGCCTTTTACCTGGCGGTCGCCCGGCGCGTTCCCCTCACCGTCTACGTCCACGACACCGCCGCCACCCGCGAATTGCGCGCCGAACTATCCGGGCAGCACAACATCACCGTGCGCGTCCACGAGCCCTTCAGCGACGCCGAATTGTACGCCGAGGTTGCCTCGCTGACGACGTGTCTGCTGCCCTACACCCGGGGCACTCACTCGGGCTGGTTGGAGATGTGCCGGGATTTGGCCACCACCGTCGCGGTGCCTGACTGCGGGTGCTACGCCGACCAAACGGACACCCCGGCCGCCGTGGCGGTGTACCCCGTGGGTGACGGGGAGGCGGCGGCGAGGGCCGTCGAGAAGCTCTCTGCCCTTGGAACCGCGGAGTACTCCGGAGACCGCGCTGCCCAGCTCCGTGACATCGTGGAGGCTCACGCGCAGATTTACTCCGCGGTGATGCGATGA
- a CDS encoding glycosyltransferase, producing MAFIGPARYPVREPFAGGLEAFCHITVNELRDLGHTVDFFAAGGSDGNVKEFELPGVNWGDRAADASDTTYPEGGKEREDAAFAELRRLLVQRGYDVVHNNSLNPFMFPGEHSPEPLPMITTFHTPELPEVRGAILAAGARAGRFTAVSRLTASDWRIPQPIAVIPNGVNVERWIPGPGGPCAVWFGRLVPEKGPHLAIDACAMLGLPILLAGRKGDHGYFERELAPRLTGGHARWLGELSHAELRRLVGNCAVSLVTPRWQEPFGLVAFESMACGTPVAAFDRGGLGELLRHSPAELATPDDVSSLAAAALRALSHDRVAVRQWVVRNHSLRRTALRYAQLYEEVAVQ from the coding sequence GTGGCGTTTATCGGCCCGGCCCGCTACCCGGTGCGCGAACCCTTTGCCGGAGGGCTCGAGGCGTTTTGCCACATTACGGTCAATGAGTTGCGCGACCTCGGGCACACGGTGGATTTCTTCGCCGCCGGCGGCTCCGACGGGAACGTGAAGGAATTCGAGCTGCCCGGGGTGAACTGGGGGGACCGTGCCGCCGACGCCTCCGACACCACCTACCCCGAGGGGGGCAAGGAACGCGAAGACGCGGCTTTCGCCGAGCTGCGCCGGTTGCTCGTGCAGCGCGGGTATGACGTCGTGCATAACAACAGCCTGAACCCCTTCATGTTCCCCGGTGAGCACTCGCCCGAGCCCCTGCCCATGATCACCACCTTTCACACCCCGGAGCTGCCCGAGGTGCGCGGCGCTATCCTCGCCGCGGGTGCGCGAGCCGGGCGGTTTACCGCGGTGAGCCGCCTCACCGCATCTGACTGGCGCATTCCGCAGCCGATCGCGGTGATCCCCAACGGCGTGAACGTCGAGCGGTGGATCCCGGGGCCGGGCGGGCCCTGCGCGGTGTGGTTCGGGCGCCTTGTCCCGGAAAAGGGTCCTCACCTCGCTATCGACGCCTGCGCGATGCTCGGGCTGCCGATCTTGCTGGCGGGACGCAAGGGCGACCACGGTTACTTCGAACGCGAGCTCGCGCCCCGCCTAACCGGTGGCCACGCGCGGTGGCTCGGGGAGTTGTCCCATGCCGAGCTGCGTCGTCTGGTGGGGAACTGCGCTGTCTCGCTGGTGACGCCCCGCTGGCAGGAGCCGTTCGGACTCGTCGCGTTTGAGTCGATGGCCTGTGGCACCCCCGTCGCCGCCTTCGACCGGGGTGGCCTGGGTGAACTGCTGCGGCACTCGCCTGCGGAGTTGGCTACCCCCGACGACGTCTCCTCCCTCGCCGCCGCCGCTTTGCGGGCGCTGTCCCACGACCGCGTGGCGGTCCGCCAGTGGGTGGTGCGCAACCACAGCCTGCGCCGCACGGCGCTGCGATACGCCCAACTCTACGAGGAGGTTGCCGTCCAATGA